The DNA window GACGGGGACACAGCAGGGGCCGCTGTTGGAGATAACGCCCAGCGGGAGGATTGTGAGCGTGGACGGGCTGACGCTGACGCGAATCGAGAGGAGAAAGATAGCGGAGGAGTGGACGCAGTTCGACTCGCTGGGGCTGATGCGGCAGCTGGGGGTGATTACCGGTGCGGTGCAGATGCGGGCGCAGGTGCGGACGGCATAGGGACGGGCGCTGGGCCAGCAGATTTGAGGGGTTTGGGAGGAGCTATGGGGGTGCAGGCCACCTGGGCGCCCTAGTATTGACCTTATAGGCTTTGGTGTGTAGAGTTGGCGACTGCCGATAACACTGTACGAAAGTACGGTGTTTTTTGAGACGTTAGAGCCATCTCCAGGCCTGAGAGGTTATTTTGAGGATTAGCGCCGCACTGTTCAATCTTAGCCCTGTGGCCCAGTTATGGATGCTGGGGCTTGTATTGATATTCGCGGACTGCGCCAGCACGTATTACGCGCTGGAGATGGCGTCTAAGGATATGGAGGAGGCGAACTGGCTTGCGCGGGCGGCGCTGGAGGCGGGCGGATGGCCGCTGCTGGTTGTGAAGGACCCAGTGTGTTTTGGGATAGTGGGAGGGCTGCTGGCGGCGTACCGGCGCGTGAGGGGCGGGTTTACGGCGGGGGAGAGGGCAGCGGCGTACGGGATGCTAGCGGTGTTTGGGCTGGTGAGGATTGGGGCGGTGATGAATAATATGCTGGTGGCGAGTATTTAGTCCATAACCTTAAATACTGACGAGATGTGATAGCGGCCTCGCTTTAAATAGGCGGGGTCTTTTGATTTGAGTGCGAGCCTTGTTTTCGTTCGGGATACCATCCCCTGTCCCCTTTCCCGACTGCATCGGGACTGAGTACAGCCTGCTGGAAGGGGAGGAAAAAATAGGCTCACCTCATCACCCTCCTTCGGCCAGGCTCAGGACTGTCCGATTGCATCGGGCCGATCCTCCTACGGCGGACGGCCTCCTCATTGAATAAATATCAAGGATGAGGAGACTCCGCGATATATGCTTTAAGGCAGCAAAGCTCTTCCAGGCCGAAGGGGGAAGACCTGCGGAGCGGCTTCCCACCCTACAACTCTAGTTGCTCAGTGCAAGCGACGAAATAAACAACCTTATCTGACTCTTCTCTAGTCTTGACTTGCTGATCGCGGGACAAACAGATTGGCAGCGACGGAGTCAAAGGTTTCTTGTTCAGCACAGCAGAAGCGTTTATGTAAGGGGTTAGCGGCCGCGGGCGAGGTGGGAGAGGGCTAGGCGGACTTTTTCTTCCAGGGTCAGCCCGTTGACGTCGCCGATGGCGCGGAGGGCGTTGCGGGCTTCGACGGCGGTGTAGCCGAGGGCGGTGAGGGCGGAGAGGGTCTCGGCGTCGGAGGCGCCAGCCTCGGAGATGACGAGAAGCCCTTCTTTTTCCAGCTTGCCTTTCAGCTCCAGGATAATGCGGGCGGCGGTCTTTTTGCCGACGCCGGGGACGCCGCCGAAGGCCTCGAGGTCGCCGGAGAGGATGGCGGAGACCAGGGCCTCAGGGGAGCGGGCGGAGAGGAGGCTGAGGGCAGTGCGAGGGCCGATGCCGGAGACGCTGATGAGGAGATTGAAGAGGTGAAGGGCATCTGGGGTGGGAAAGCCATAGAGCTGGAGGTCATCCTCTCGGACGACGAGTTTGGTGTAAAGCCGGACGTTCTGTCCGATTTCGCCTAGGAGGGGGATGAGAGAGGAGGGGACGGAGACCTGGAGGGTGACACCGCCGCCGATTTCGATGAAGACCCAGTCGGGGCCTTGGGCCTGGAGGGAGCCTTTTATGCCGGAGATCATTTGAGCACTTTACCATACTATTGCGGAGGCTAGCCGAGAAACTTTTGCCTTTTTACTAAAACTCACCCCAAAGAGGGGAGAAGATAGGCGCAGCACGGCAGGTGACACTAATGTGTGTCTTGTAGTGCTAGAGTTTCACCCCTCATCCTGCGCCTTCTCCCACAAGGGGAGAAGGAATTTCCTTGGTGGCTATCGCTCCTCAGCTTCACCTCAATCGTTAACTGATGCCAGTCATGGGTGTTGGACGGGGCGCAGAAAGACGGATGCAACCTTGGTTTTGTATTAGCAATTCGGGAGCAAAAAACTAAACTGTTGGCTTGCCGAAAAATTGTATCAGTAAGAGTTAGCATTTTTGCTAGCCGGGGTCAGCGCGGCGGGATAGGGCGGCCTGGGCGTCGCGCTGGCGGAGATGGCAGAGGGCGATGGCGAGGGCGTCGGTGGCGTCCAGAGCCTGGGGGGAGTCGTCCAGGGAGAGGGCCATCTTGACCATGGCCTGAACCTGCTCTTTGGAGGCGGCGCCATGGTCGGCCACAGCGGCCTTGACCTGGGCGGGGGAGTATCTGAAGACAGGGATATTGCTGCCGGCGGCGGCGATGAGGACGGCGGCCTGGGCCTGGCCGACGGCGAGGGCGGGTCCGACGAACTGACGGCTGCCTTCGCCGAGGAAGGGCTGCTCTATGGCGACCTCCTGGGGGCTGAACATGCCGATCATGTTGGCGATATGGGTGTAGACCTGGTAAAGGCGCTGCTCGATGGGGAGAGAGGGAGGGAAGTCCAGGCAGCCGAAGTCTTCGGCAAAGAAATCGCCCTGGCGGTCTTCGACGAGGCCGTAGCCCAGGTGGCGGGTGCCAGGGTCGATGCCTAGGACGCGCACAGGCTAGGCCTGGGTCTTGTACTTTTCGAGGACTTCATCGGGGAAGTCGGCGTTGGTGTAGACCTTCTGGGAGTCTTCCAATTCCTCCAGGAGGTCCAGGAGACGGAGGGCTTGCTCGGACTCTTTGGGGCCGAGGGAGATGGTGGTCTTGGGGATCATAGCGAGGTCGGCGGATGCGCTGGCGATGCCCTGTTTTTCCAAGGCATCCTTTACTTTTTTGAGGTTCTCAGGAGCGGTATATACCTCCACATAGCCCTTGTCCACCTTAACGTCGTCAGCGCCGACATCGATGGCGGAGAGTGCGACGTCCTCAGCCTTGTCGGGTTCGAGCTCCAGGACAATGAGGCCTTTGTGCTCAAAGTTCCAGGCCACGGAGCCGGACTCGCCGAGGGCGCCGCCGGCCTTGGTGAAGGTGGAGCGGACCACGGAGGCGGTGCGGTTGCGATTGGAGGTGAGGGCCTGGACCAGGATGGCCGCGCCGCCGGGGGCGTAGCCTTCATAGAGGACTTCGTCGAGGTTTTCGTTGCCGTCGCCGGTGCCGGAAGCGCGTTTGATGGCGCGGTCGATGTTGTCGAGGGGCATGCTGTTGCTGCGGGCCTTGTCGACAGCGAGGCGGAGCTTGTAGTTCATGTCGGGGTCAGGGCCGCCGCCCTGTTTGACGGCGACCATGATGTCGCGGGTAAGTTTGGTGAAGAGCTGGCCGCGTTTAGCGTCGGCGGCACCTTTCTGGTGCTTAATGGTTTTCCATTTTGAGTGGCCAGACATGAGCGGTCTCCTGTGGGTGGAGGGTGGTATTAAAGGAATTGTACACAGTATGGAGCAAGGGGGCAAAAGAAGCGGCCCCACCAACTTGAGTTGATTGGGGCCTGCAAAGGGCTGAATTTAATAAAAGGGGTTCTAGACTATCTCCAGAACGGCCTTGGTGCCGTCTTTGACGGCGGCGACTCGGAGGAGGGTGCGCATAGCCTGGGCGACGCGGCCCTGGCGGCCGATGATCTTGCCTTTGTCCTCGTCAGCCACCTGAAGCTTGAGGACTACCCGGTCTTCTTCTTTGGTGGTGGTGACTTTTACCTCGTCCGGCTTACTGGCAAGACTTTTGGCTATGTATTCAATGAGCTCTTGCATTAGGTCTGGCCTGCTTCCTCGTATAATTTCTGCCATTTAAAAATACGATGCACGGCTTCAGACGGTTGCGCGCCCTTCTTTAGCCAATCCTTGGCCCGCTCCTTGTCCAGCTCCACGCCGGGCGGGTCTTGCAGGGGGTGGTATAGGCCAATGCGCTCTACGAAGGCGCCCTCGCGGGGCGCCCTGGAATCTGCGACGATGATGCGGTAGTAGGGCTGCTTTTTCTTGCCGACACGCTTCAAACGGATCTTGAGCATTAAATGGAAATCCTTCCGCGCTGATGGGGATTTTCAGTGGAAATTCTAAGGGAGGGCATATAGGTTGTCAACTTTTGAGGCAGGTATCCAAGTGTGTTAGGGCCAAGGAGAGCGGCTTCCCGTGTGACCTCATAAACAATGGTTACCGAAAGATTTTTGTTGCCTCAGAATTACGGTTACCTTTCCCCGACCATGATAAGGGACTACCTGGCCTAGCTGCGAGCTTTAGAAGCTTCTCGGTCTCTTG is part of the SAR202 cluster bacterium genome and encodes:
- the ruvA gene encoding Holliday junction branch migration protein RuvA codes for the protein MISGIKGSLQAQGPDWVFIEIGGGVTLQVSVPSSLIPLLGEIGQNVRLYTKLVVREDDLQLYGFPTPDALHLFNLLISVSGIGPRTALSLLSARSPEALVSAILSGDLEAFGGVPGVGKKTAARIILELKGKLEKEGLLVISEAGASDAETLSALTALGYTAVEARNALRAIGDVNGLTLEEKVRLALSHLARGR
- the ruvC gene encoding crossover junction endodeoxyribonuclease RuvC encodes the protein MRVLGIDPGTRHLGYGLVEDRQGDFFAEDFGCLDFPPSLPIEQRLYQVYTHIANMIGMFSPQEVAIEQPFLGEGSRQFVGPALAVGQAQAAVLIAAAGSNIPVFRYSPAQVKAAVADHGAASKEQVQAMVKMALSLDDSPQALDATDALAIALCHLRQRDAQAALSRRADPG
- a CDS encoding YebC/PmpR family DNA-binding transcriptional regulator; its protein translation is MSGHSKWKTIKHQKGAADAKRGQLFTKLTRDIMVAVKQGGGPDPDMNYKLRLAVDKARSNSMPLDNIDRAIKRASGTGDGNENLDEVLYEGYAPGGAAILVQALTSNRNRTASVVRSTFTKAGGALGESGSVAWNFEHKGLIVLELEPDKAEDVALSAIDVGADDVKVDKGYVEVYTAPENLKKVKDALEKQGIASASADLAMIPKTTISLGPKESEQALRLLDLLEELEDSQKVYTNADFPDEVLEKYKTQA
- a CDS encoding KH domain-containing protein, which gives rise to MQELIEYIAKSLASKPDEVKVTTTKEEDRVVLKLQVADEDKGKIIGRQGRVAQAMRTLLRVAAVKDGTKAVLEIV
- the rpsP gene encoding 30S ribosomal protein S16; its protein translation is MLKIRLKRVGKKKQPYYRIIVADSRAPREGAFVERIGLYHPLQDPPGVELDKERAKDWLKKGAQPSEAVHRIFKWQKLYEEAGQT